In Juglans regia cultivar Chandler chromosome 5, Walnut 2.0, whole genome shotgun sequence, the following are encoded in one genomic region:
- the LOC109021843 gene encoding protein FAR-RED IMPAIRED RESPONSE 1-like yields the protein MGVLDMDPCLLSEDGVMKTYLAEDEVRVEEFTKLVSYTVNFNVEDCDGKCSCGLFEMRGILCRHILAIFKANGIKLLPDRYILDRWRKDIKRRYTLIHSSYDAGDQRPDGNRYSSLLNICYQMETYAAGSNEQFEDAKKKLYSMIDLYGENQHPPSMTQTGSNASFTTLDTNAGGSSKPVLSPNVVRGKRRPPSLRRASRMEKDMRKVKVKQKKAPVKGKRKQIQFGLDESQPVQHGFDGSQLEKHGLDRSQLD from the exons ATGGGTGTGCTTGATATGGATCCATGTCTACTCAGTGAGGATGGTGTAATGAAAACATATCTGGCAGAAGATGAAGTTCGTGTTGAAGAGTTCACTAAGCTTGTGTCCTATACAGTTAACTTCAATGTGGAAGACTGCGATGGAAAGTGTTCATGTGGGTTATTCGAGATGAGGGGGATATTGTGTAGGCATATTTTAGCCATCTTCAAAGCTAACGGTATAAAGTTATTGCCAGACCGGtacattttagatcgatggaggaaggacatcAAGAGGAGATACACGTTAATCCACAGTAGCTACGATGCTGGAGATCAAAGGCCAGATGGTAATAGATATTCAAGTTTACTGAATATATGTTATCAGATGGAAACTTATGCAGCGGGTTCCAATGAGCAGTTTGAAGAtgcaaaaaaaaagttatattcaatGATTGACTTGTACGGTGAGAATCAACACCCCCCATCTATGACCCAAACAG GTTCGAATGCTAGTTTTACGACACTGGACACAAATGCTGGTGGTAGTTCAAAACCTGTACTAAGTCCAAATGTTGTGCGTGGGAAAAGAAGACCTCCATCTCTAAGGAGAGCATCCAGAATGGAGAAAGACATGCGGAAGGTTAAAGTCAAGCAAAAAAAAGCACCAGTCAAAGGGAAACGTAAACAG ATACAGTTTGGGTTGGATGAATCACAACCTGTACAGCATGGGTTCGATGGATCACAACTTGAAAAGCATGGATTGGATAGATCACAACTAGATTAA